A genomic region of Aspergillus oryzae RIB40 DNA, chromosome 1 contains the following coding sequences:
- a CDS encoding uncharacterized protein (predicted protein), translating to MNSTYFLFSGFDQTPRLGILILLSPPIRASIHPEYRYPRRSILCDQDIFPSSFIALFLFPCLIFSDVVPVFNQDLFSSPSYLDPCSTGLYAARSQPDNWGIPRSSLVFLRWDIRFYPTDDAAKAVGESLSA from the exons ATGAATA GTACATACTTCCTGTTCTCGGGCTTCGACCAAACCCCGCGTCTTGGAATCTTGATTCTATTGAGTCCACCGATTCGGGCTTCCATTCACCCTGAATATCGCTACCCTCGACGGTCGATATTGTGTGATCAGGACA ttttcccttcttcctttattgcactctttctctttccctgTCTAATCTTCAGTGACGTAGTTCCGGTTTTT AACCAggatctcttttcctcgccCTCGTATCTTGACCCCTGCAGCACGGGCCTGTATGCCGCAAGGAGTCAACCGGACAATTGGGGCATCCCCAGGTCCTCCTTAGTGTTCCTGCGGTGGGATATTCGTTTTTACCCCActgatgatgctgccaaGGCCGTTGGTGAATCACTTTCTGCTTAG
- a CDS encoding uncharacterized protein (predicted protein) has protein sequence MATAISKPTSHPPKMKRPPPPFVPTGVNGVKPQQSSSSPQPTSKRLPGSNQPGPAGSTSGAVTNGVNGAADSNGVKTSINRPKKEAQKPGDQGMRLAKPLARTLSTDNERRLGKKCPEPYAVSLPVKTTSHILKKYGKCPPSLILHLHPTHFRFEQQDGSFPYNSEMKVIIEHIRAGTVPHDMIEELLRANVRFYEGCLIVRVVDHKSVSAQARKSTAPSTNDSNTPFSIHNYNEHVTPSAYVPYPKQNQLTSEKPTSKEAETQSDTNANGEHASDSQEQPEKSESSSSQHKQTPPKPRVFTTVLHPTPHSLRAELALLATTPDPKAAKQGATSSASRTQAASSAAPPSPGGSTNPPERGPVAKRQKMLVEPQDLAECEAKLTRALAPPLFLEPVQSLDAAQDLLKFMESPLHNDPPPSPKRRKRTVAELAADEALAAEEERFMLIMDERLEPTTSGGAGGPKSAVDDTSGGAPFEPRFSRFKTLENIRMQHEEKAKREHEIKLKQELAKRQQQEQERERRRALEQRQAEEQAKEDSRRQHLAAQQQVQAQLAAQQQGRHVMPQANGVSQAPQSSPVARNQTPHNTSSPLPGNAMGAQGGVPMSMTSSMQGAGSPPRPPSALQHAHPNVMGHPMAPSRSQQGHSRHGTPQMTQGTPAMSHATPIMRNVTPTQRMSHASPGRSTVAPTPVMGQAMMGTPQMTGGMGLTPQQQQMLLHQRQQMLAQQGHLGHGQLTPQQFAQLQANAHAQQNIQSHQQQMLQAQQQNHQQQQQKIPNPQIYQQQLMRAQFAQMQMAQQQQHGQGPQSQGQQGQVHQGGSQMNPQQQQLLMAAAQANGGQLPQNLQGANMQGAMAQRYNQLYQQRLLRLRQEMASRFMGQYGPPNQYPPSVAQQYHAGLERNAKLWVQEIIRREREAAQQQRANQVAAVQAQVMQQQQQQNMMQNGMGS, from the exons ATGGCAACGGCGATCTCCAAACCAACCTCCCACCCGCCTAAGATGAAACGGCCGCCCCCGCCTTTTGTTCCAACCGGGGTCAATGGGGTAAAGCCTCAACAgtcctcctcgtccccaCAACCGACCTCCAAGCGCCTTCCGGGTTCCAATCAACCAGGCCCTGCGGGCTCGACAAGTGGTGCGGTCACAAACGGGGTCAATGGTGCGGCTGATTCGAATGGCGTCAAGACCTCCATTAATCGGCCCAAGAAAGAGGCGCAAAAGCCAGGTGACCAAGGAATGCGGTTAGCGAAGCCATTGGCCAGGACTCTTTCCACGGACAATGAGCGCCGGCTAGGCAAGAAGTGTCCTGAGCCTTATG CTGTATCCCTTCCAGTGAAAACAACGTCACATATACTGAAGAAATACGGCAAATGCCCCCCGTCTCTCATTTTACATCTTCATCCTACCCATTTCCGCTTTGAGCAACAAGATGGAAGCTTCCCCTATAATTCTGAAATGAAGGTTATCATCGAACATATTCGTGCCGGGACCGTTCCCCATGATATGATAGAGGAGCTGTTGCGGGCCAACGTTCGTTTCTACGAAG GTTGTCTCATTGTCCGCGTGGTTGATCACAAGTCCGTGTCAGCCCAAGCCAGAAAGTCAACTGCCCCCTCGACGAATGATAGCAATACTCCGTTCTCTATTCATAACTACAACGAACATGTTACGCCATCGGCCTATGTACCCTACCCGAAACAGAACCAGTTGACCTCTGAGAAACCAACATCAAAGGAGGCCGAAACCCAGTCAGACACTAACGCCAACGGAGAGCACGCCAGCGATTCCCAAGAACAACCCGAAAAGAGTGAATCGAGCTCTTCTCAACACAAGCAGACTCCTCCAAAACCCCGTGTATTTACCACTGTTCTTCATCCTACTCCTCACTCATTACGAGCAGAGTTAGCTTTGCTTGCTACTACACCCGATCCAAAGGCTGCAAAGCAGGGAGCCACGAGTTCTGCGTCACGTACTCAAGCGGCTTCATCTGCTGCGCCTCCGTCTCCCGGCGGCTCCACTAACCCACCTGAGCGTGGGCCTGTTGCaaaaagacagaagatgCTTGTCGAACCGCAGGATCTTGCTGAGTGCGAAGCCAAACTGACGAGGGCTTTAGCACCACCACTCTTCCTAGAGCCTGTGCAAAGCCTGGATGCTGCTCAAGATCTACTGAAATTCATGGAGAGCCCTCTCCATAATGATCCGCCACCATCTCCGAAACGAAGGAAGCGGACAGTGGCGGAACTTGCTGCTGATGAAGCACTGGCCGCTGAGGAGGAGCGATTCATGCTTATCATGGATGAACGGCTCGAGCCAACTACCTCTGGGGGCGCAGGAGGCCCTAAATCTGCCGTCGATGATACAAGCGGCGGTGCACCTTTCGAGCCTCGTTTCTCCCGGTTCAAAACCCTGGAAAACATTCGCATGCAACATGAGGAGAAAGCGAAACGGGAGCACGaaatcaagctcaagcaagAATTGGCCAAGAggcagcagcaagaacaggaaagagaaaggcgCCGTGCCCTGGAGCAACGGCAGGCAGAGGAGCAAGCTAAAGAGGACTCTCGGAGACAGCATCTTGCTGCTCAACAACAAGTACAGGCACAGCTTGCCGCGCAGCAACAGGGTCGCCACGTCATGCCTCAAGCAAATGGAGTCAGCCAAGCGCCACAGTCCTCTCCAGTTGCTCGCAACCAGACGCCGCACAATACCTCGTCGCCTTTGCCTGGCAATGCCATGGGAGCACAGGGAGGCGTGCCAATGAGTATGACATCGTCTATGCAGGGCGCTGGCAGCCCTCCACGGCCCCCTTCTGCGCTACAGCATGCCCACCCCAATGTTATGGGCCACCCAATGGCTCCTTCGAGGAGCCAGCAAGGCCATAGTCGACATGGAACCCCGCAGATGACTCAAGGAACACCGGCCATGTCCCATGCTACACCAATTATGCGCAACGTAACACCAACACAACGAATGAGTCACGCCAGCCCCGGCCGCTCGACAGTGGCACCGACGCCGGTGATGGGCCAAGCTATGATGGGTACTCCACAAATGACAGGTGGCATGGGCCTTACacctcaacagcagcagatgctgTTGCATCAGAGACAACAAATGCTTGCACAACAAGGGCACCTCGGGCATGGGCAGCTCACGCCGCAGCAATTTGCTCAACTCCAGGCCAACGCGCACGCGCAGCAAAACATTCAATCgcatcagcagcagatgctgcagGCTCAACAGCAGAACcaccagcaacagcaacagaagaTCCCGAACCCTCAAATTTACCAACAACAACTTATGCGGGCACAGTTCGCGCAAATGCAGATGgcgcaacagcagcagcatggGCAAGGACCTCAATCACAAGGCCAGCAAGGCCAGGTGCACCAGGGCGGTTCCCAGATGAACccacaacagcagcagttgCTGATGGCAGCTGCTCAAGCAAACGGTGGCCAGCTCCCCCAGAACCTCCAGGGAGCCAACATGCAGGGAGCTATGGCACAGCGATACAACCAGCTCTATCAACAACGTCTGTTAAGATTACGACAGGAAATGGCCAGTCGTTTCATGGGGCAGTACGGCCCGCCCAATCAATACCCGCCATCAGTCGCGCAGCAGTATCATGCTGGGCTTGAAAGAAATGCCAAACTTTGGGTCCAAGAAATCATTCGACGAGAACGTGAGGCTGCTCAGCAACAACGTGCTAATCAAGTTGCGGCTGTACAAGCTCAGGTGatgcaacagcagcagcaacagaaCATGATGCAGAATGGAATGGGTAGCTAA
- a CDS encoding uncharacterized protein (predicted protein), with protein MSFPPDARRRRVGAGTGFSSSGRRTALGYWVPLALTVGVAAAGVAAWIWSERIEDEDNDGNYPRGDDGFPAPGRGGDELPPGYDGDYARSTATDIHDTDDVSMVARMQGALRRTPSPQQIFDGASKRVAAGMAAAGAFVGGALTSIREEDRGDFEDHSRWSEEVESRSRRDLPDLAAPTASGTLPGPGVAAGTSSGSKKKKTVAIVVSSDTSRLDPEEYTSDHASILSHLPEHIDPDTTRVFVMIYAPGLKHAPNQGTGSHPTMSVTSSYSNIAPEEVLSPGEPPIGDLNASDSRQDDQTPLFKTLYTQAQAIAEKESMIMPFSTSTGFVHLVRHISPDIVYVQESLTGKEGEPVQHITRWVRQVVVVVGERGGLVDSEDESALADSGEKWWQKEGTTGIGKRIDVVDVLRTGDDWRRRVSGLD; from the exons ATGTCTTTCCCCCCGGATGCTCGTCGTCGGCGGGTTGGAGCGGGTACTGGCTTCAGCTCGTCGGGAAGGCGGACAGCCTTGGGATACTGGGTGCCCTTGGCATTGACAGTAGGTGTCGCAGCAGCCGGTGTTGCAGCCTGGATCTGGAGTGAACgcattgaagatgaagacaatgatggcAACTACCCTCGAGGTGACGATGGCTTCCCCGCGCCCGGCCGCGGCGGGGACGAGCTCCCTCCCGGATACGATGGAGACTATGCCAGGTCAACAGCGACGGATATTCATGATACAGACGATGTTAGCATGGTAGCTCGCATGCAGGGAGCCTTGCGACGCACTCCTAGTCCTCAGCAGATTTTCGATGGTGCCAGCAAGCGAGTCGCAGCTGGTATGGCTGCTGCCGGCGCGTTTGTAGGTGGTGCTCTTACATCCatccgagaagaagacaggGGCGACTTCGAAGATCATTCGAGGTGGTCTGAAGAGGTAGAATCAAGATCCCGCAGAGATCTACCGGATCTCGCTGCACCGACTGCGAGCGGAACTCTTCCCGGCCCAGGAGTCGCTGCTGGCACGTCCTCTGgttcgaaaaagaagaaaacggtAGCTATTGTGGTTTCATCGGACACCTCACGCTTGGACCCAGAGGAGTACACTTCCGATCACGCT TCTATCCTTTCCCATCTTCCGGAACATATCGACCCCGATACCACTCGAGTCTTTGTTATGATCTACGCACCAGGCTTGAAGCACGCTCCTAACCAGGGCACTGGATCCCATCCTACCATGTCTGTCACCTCGTCCTATTCAAACATCGCTCCTGAAGAAGTCCTATCCCCCGGTGAGCCACCAATTGGCGACCTGAACGCTTCGGACTCTCGCCAGGATGACCAGACTCCGCTCTTCAAAACGCTGTATACCCAGGCACAAGCAAttgccgagaaagagagcatGATTATGCCTTTCAGCACATCTACCGGCTTTGTGCATCTCGTGCGACACATCTCTCCTGACATTGTTTACGTCCAAGAGTCCCTCactggaaaggaaggagaaccGGTACAGCATATCACCCGGTGGGTCAGACAGGTAGTGGTTGTCGTCGGCGAGCGAGGAGGCCTCGTCGACAGTGAAGATGAATCTGCCTTGGCCGACAGTGGTGAGAAGTGGTGGCAGAAGGAGGGCACCACTGGCATCGGCAAGCGCATTGATGTCGTTGACGTGCTCCGTACCGGAGACGATTGGCGACGAAGAGTGTCTGGCCTGGACTAG